One genomic segment of Thermodesulfobacterium sp. TA1 includes these proteins:
- a CDS encoding FeoA family protein: MLLIDAKCGDKVKIEDFLGEDAIIKKIEAMGLRKGDVFEVLRVWGRNFLLKNETSKVVISFDVAKNIMVELLGKVVNPECECKPCKKKKHRWGWF; this comes from the coding sequence ATGTTGTTAATAGACGCTAAATGCGGAGATAAGGTAAAGATAGAAGACTTTTTAGGAGAAGATGCTATAATAAAAAAAATAGAGGCGATGGGATTAAGAAAGGGGGATGTTTTTGAGGTTTTAAGAGTTTGGGGAAGAAACTTTTTACTTAAAAATGAAACTTCAAAGGTAGTTATAAGTTTTGATGTAGCTAAAAACATAATGGTTGAGCTGTTGGGTAAGGTGGTTAATCCTGAGTGTGAATGTAAGCCTTGTAAGAAAAAAAAACATAGATGGGGTTGGTTCTGA
- a CDS encoding metallophosphoesterase, with protein MVFVWLVVSPVFIRWADRFLEPIFSKWIAFVVLIWIGFVFYLFFFCVVFDLIRLIFRWKSLTSKKVLLGALALALGFSVYSYYETLGLEVIRLQVKTDKLPSHIEQVKIMQVSDLHLGPLLGKEKIELVKKVWEREKPDLILETGDLVDGNMRKKDYLAEELAKITAPLGKYAIMGNHEYYRGWREASEFIERSGFKLLKDQVEVVGGFLVIAGLDDKDCRYAKACTTDFDEIAFLSKLPRDKFVLVLKHQPLVKKETLGYFDLMLSGHTHGGLYRPIGSFLVRFLYETDRGLKYLGKGSYLFVSKGVGTGGPPMRFLTPPDVVIIELINLKKEKQPKSTAVMLREIYQIL; from the coding sequence TTGGTCTTTGTTTGGCTTGTGGTTTCACCTGTTTTTATCAGGTGGGCTGATCGATTCTTAGAACCTATTTTTTCTAAATGGATAGCCTTTGTAGTCCTTATTTGGATAGGATTTGTGTTTTATCTTTTCTTTTTTTGTGTTGTTTTTGACCTGATACGCCTGATTTTTCGCTGGAAATCACTTACCTCAAAAAAGGTTTTGTTAGGTGCCCTGGCCTTAGCCCTTGGTTTTTCGGTTTATAGTTATTACGAAACCCTTGGATTAGAGGTTATAAGGCTTCAGGTTAAAACCGATAAACTCCCTTCTCATATAGAACAGGTTAAAATCATGCAGGTTTCAGACCTACACTTAGGACCTCTTTTAGGAAAAGAGAAGATAGAACTGGTTAAAAAAGTTTGGGAACGAGAAAAACCAGACTTAATATTAGAAACAGGAGATTTGGTTGATGGAAACATGAGAAAAAAGGACTATTTGGCAGAGGAACTTGCTAAAATTACCGCACCTCTTGGTAAGTATGCCATCATGGGTAATCATGAATATTACAGAGGTTGGAGAGAGGCCTCAGAGTTTATCGAAAGGTCAGGTTTTAAACTTTTAAAAGACCAGGTAGAGGTAGTAGGTGGTTTTCTGGTAATAGCCGGGCTTGATGATAAAGATTGTCGTTATGCTAAGGCCTGTACTACAGATTTTGACGAGATCGCCTTTTTGTCTAAACTCCCTCGGGATAAGTTTGTTTTGGTTTTAAAACATCAACCTTTGGTAAAAAAGGAAACCTTGGGTTATTTTGACCTTATGCTCTCTGGACATACTCATGGAGGTTTATATAGACCGATAGGGTCCTTCTTAGTAAGGTTTTTATATGAAACCGATAGGGGGTTAAAATATTTGGGTAAGGGGTCTTATCTTTTTGTATCAAAAGGAGTGGGTACAGGGGGACCTCCGATGAGATTTTTAACCCCTCCTGATGTGGTTATCATAGAATTAATAAACCTAAAAAAGGAAAAACAGCCTAAAAGTACAGCGGTGATGTTAAGAGAAATATATCAAATTTTATAA
- the pyrE gene encoding orotate phosphoribosyltransferase — translation MEKRSFTRIPIPVDVEFLVGTESYPAKIKDISYGGVFLESKFCPEPNQEVVLVLFLSPEVKIFIKGIVVRKEEGKGFGIKFTYISPESFEHLKNLIYYNFPSEERAFKELRRFLGKANPLVQTVSEICRQAKRETLLNFILERAFLYSPEKPFVLASGKESPYYLDCRKVTLYSKSFELVGCVFWQEIRFLGVDGVAGMSIGADPIVCAILSKAQEEDYPLEGLLIRKEPKKYGTSKQIEGNFYPGMEVVLVEDVITTGGSLLKAIEVLEKEKIKIIKVMAFVDREEGGRERIEERGYEFTSIFTFSEIIKAYQKGAGR, via the coding sequence ATGGAAAAACGCTCTTTTACTCGTATACCTATTCCTGTAGACGTTGAGTTTTTGGTAGGGACTGAGAGTTACCCAGCCAAGATAAAAGACATAAGCTATGGAGGGGTATTTTTAGAAAGTAAGTTTTGTCCAGAACCTAATCAAGAGGTGGTCTTAGTCTTATTTTTAAGCCCTGAGGTGAAGATTTTTATCAAAGGTATAGTGGTAAGGAAGGAAGAAGGAAAGGGATTTGGTATAAAGTTTACCTACATTTCTCCTGAAAGCTTTGAACATTTAAAAAATCTTATCTATTACAATTTTCCCTCTGAAGAAAGAGCTTTTAAAGAACTAAGAAGGTTTTTAGGTAAGGCTAATCCTTTGGTACAGACTGTGAGTGAAATCTGTCGTCAGGCTAAAAGAGAAACTCTTCTAAATTTTATCTTAGAAAGAGCCTTCCTTTATTCTCCAGAAAAGCCGTTTGTTTTAGCTAGTGGCAAAGAAAGTCCTTATTATTTAGACTGCAGAAAGGTGACCCTTTATTCTAAAAGCTTTGAGCTAGTAGGTTGTGTTTTTTGGCAAGAAATAAGGTTTCTTGGGGTAGACGGAGTTGCAGGGATGAGTATCGGAGCTGACCCGATTGTCTGTGCCATCCTTTCTAAAGCCCAAGAAGAAGACTATCCTTTAGAGGGACTTTTGATAAGGAAAGAGCCTAAAAAATATGGCACGTCTAAGCAAATAGAGGGGAATTTTTATCCTGGTATGGAGGTAGTTTTAGTAGAAGACGTAATAACTACAGGAGGGTCTTTACTAAAAGCGATCGAGGTTTTAGAAAAAGAAAAGATAAAAATCATAAAAGTTATGGCTTTTGTTGATCGGGAAGAGGGAGGAAGAGAAAGGATAGAAGAAAGAGGGTATGAGTTTACATCTATTTTTACTTTTTCAGAAATCATTAAAGCCTATCAAAAAGGTGCAGGGAGGTAA
- a CDS encoding Fur family transcriptional regulator — protein MLEEIRKFRSFIKSKGLKYTPEREKIFQEILEYTKHFDVEDVYLSLKNKGHKISKASVYRTIPLLIEGGYIQEVYRQNGRSFYEVTLKKKLHLHFICIKCKQVEEMIDERLEILLQKDMKRKGFLPLTYHLEIFGICQRCRQTG, from the coding sequence ATGTTAGAAGAGATAAGGAAATTTCGAAGTTTTATAAAATCTAAAGGTTTAAAGTATACTCCAGAAAGGGAGAAAATTTTTCAAGAAATTTTGGAATATACTAAACATTTTGATGTAGAAGACGTTTATCTCAGTTTAAAAAACAAAGGACATAAAATTTCAAAAGCTTCGGTTTATAGAACCATTCCTCTTTTGATAGAAGGAGGATATATTCAAGAAGTTTACAGACAGAATGGCCGATCCTTCTATGAAGTTACTTTAAAGAAAAAACTGCATTTACATTTTATTTGTATAAAGTGTAAACAAGTAGAGGAGATGATAGACGAAAGACTGGAAATTTTGCTACAAAAGGACATGAAAAGGAAAGGGTTTTTACCTTTAACCTATCATCTTGAAATTTTTGGTATCTGTCAGAGATGCAGGCAGACAGGATAG
- the pstS gene encoding phosphate ABC transporter substrate-binding protein PstS, whose product MKLKTLVLILILVLGLFGCKGGNEKASKFINGAGASFPYILYANWANEYYKLTGIKVNYQSIGSGGGIKQIIEKTVDFGATDKPLTPKEVEDNKLLQFPTVIGGVVPVVNLPELKDKSLVLDGKTLCYIFLGKIKKFNDQEIKKLNPDINLPDKEILVVYRADGSGTTAIFTYYLSQVCAEWKKEVGTGTSVSWKTGVGAKGNEGVSNYVKKTPYTIGYIEYAYAVQNKLSMVSLKNAQGVVVSPSEESFKEAARAADLDPKKHFYVWLTNTPGEKAWPITGVTYILLSKEKGEVNKEVVKFFEWAFKQGDEIAKKLTYVPLPEEVKTKIYKYWEENGVKP is encoded by the coding sequence ATGAAGCTAAAAACCTTGGTTCTGATTTTAATTTTAGTTTTAGGACTTTTTGGTTGTAAAGGAGGTAATGAAAAGGCTTCTAAGTTTATTAACGGAGCAGGGGCAAGTTTTCCTTATATTCTTTATGCTAATTGGGCAAATGAGTATTATAAACTTACAGGTATTAAGGTCAATTATCAATCTATAGGCTCTGGAGGTGGTATCAAACAGATCATCGAAAAAACCGTTGATTTTGGTGCTACAGATAAACCCTTAACCCCTAAGGAGGTAGAAGACAACAAACTTCTTCAGTTTCCTACGGTTATCGGAGGGGTCGTTCCAGTGGTTAACTTACCTGAGCTTAAAGATAAAAGTTTGGTTTTAGACGGAAAAACCCTTTGTTATATCTTTTTAGGTAAGATAAAGAAGTTTAACGATCAAGAGATAAAAAAACTTAACCCAGACATAAACCTCCCTGATAAAGAAATTTTAGTGGTCTATAGGGCTGATGGATCAGGGACTACAGCCATATTTACCTATTATCTTTCTCAAGTTTGTGCTGAATGGAAAAAAGAAGTAGGGACAGGAACTTCGGTAAGCTGGAAAACCGGAGTAGGGGCTAAAGGAAACGAAGGAGTCTCTAATTATGTAAAAAAGACTCCTTATACTATAGGGTATATAGAATATGCCTATGCGGTTCAAAACAAGCTTTCTATGGTAAGTTTAAAAAACGCACAAGGGGTTGTAGTTTCTCCCTCTGAAGAGTCTTTTAAAGAAGCCGCTAGGGCTGCAGATTTAGACCCAAAAAAACACTTTTATGTCTGGCTTACCAACACACCTGGAGAGAAGGCTTGGCCAATTACTGGAGTAACTTATATTTTACTTTCTAAAGAAAAAGGAGAGGTAAACAAGGAGGTGGTTAAGTTTTTTGAATGGGCCTTTAAACAAGGGGATGAAATAGCTAAAAAGCTAACCTATGTACCTCTCCCAGAAGAGGTAAAGACTAAAATCTATAAGTATTGGGAGGAAAACGGGGTCAAACCATAA
- the ahbD gene encoding heme b synthase, which translates to MKKEFKPRLIAWELTRSCNLDCVHCRAAASQGPYSNELTTEEVFRILEEIKEVAEPIIILTGGEPLLREDLFLIAKKAIDLGFKPVLATNGTLITEEIAQKIKETGISRVSISLDGSTPESHDGFRKVPGAFEGAIKGIENLKKFGVPFQINTTITPWNLEELSKVHELAKTLGAVAHHIFLLVPVGRGKDLAIDTISPEKYEELLGWFYEQRDKCNLQLKATCAPTYYRILRQKAKKEGKEVTVENFGLDAMTRGCLAGTGFCFISHVGIVQTCGYLEVPCGNLREQTFKEVWENSEVFNNLRDFSKYKGKCGRCEYIRVCGGCRARAYEATGDYLEEEPLCPYTPTKSNKTLAK; encoded by the coding sequence ATGAAAAAAGAGTTTAAACCAAGACTTATCGCTTGGGAACTTACCAGAAGTTGTAATTTGGATTGTGTGCATTGTAGGGCAGCAGCCTCTCAAGGTCCTTATTCTAACGAACTTACCACAGAAGAGGTTTTTAGAATCCTTGAGGAGATAAAAGAAGTAGCAGAACCTATAATCATTCTCACAGGCGGAGAACCTTTGTTGAGAGAAGACCTATTTTTAATAGCTAAAAAAGCGATAGACTTAGGGTTTAAGCCGGTGCTTGCTACCAACGGGACTTTAATTACTGAAGAAATAGCCCAAAAAATTAAAGAGACTGGTATTTCCAGGGTTAGTATTAGTCTTGACGGAAGCACTCCAGAAAGCCACGACGGGTTTAGAAAGGTACCAGGGGCTTTTGAAGGAGCTATAAAAGGAATAGAAAATTTAAAAAAATTTGGGGTTCCTTTCCAGATAAACACTACAATCACACCTTGGAATTTAGAGGAACTCTCTAAGGTGCACGAGCTTGCTAAAACTTTAGGAGCAGTGGCCCATCATATCTTTTTGTTGGTCCCTGTAGGAAGGGGTAAGGACTTAGCCATAGACACCATCAGCCCAGAAAAATACGAAGAACTTTTGGGCTGGTTTTATGAGCAAAGAGATAAATGCAACCTTCAGCTTAAGGCTACTTGTGCTCCTACCTATTACCGGATTTTAAGACAAAAGGCAAAAAAGGAAGGCAAAGAAGTAACCGTTGAAAACTTTGGGCTTGATGCTATGACCAGAGGTTGTCTTGCTGGCACAGGTTTTTGCTTTATCTCTCATGTAGGTATAGTTCAAACCTGTGGCTATTTAGAGGTTCCTTGCGGAAATTTAAGAGAACAAACCTTTAAAGAAGTATGGGAAAATTCAGAGGTTTTCAATAATCTTAGAGATTTCTCTAAGTATAAAGGTAAATGTGGACGGTGTGAATATATAAGGGTGTGTGGTGGTTGTCGTGCCAGGGCCTATGAAGCTACAGGTGACTACTTAGAAGAAGAACCTCTCTGCCCTT